The DNA segment GCGCAGCTCGCCGCGGGCCAGGGCCGGCTTCAGCAGGTTGGCGGCGTCCATTCCGCCCGACACGGCGCCCGCCCCCACCAGGAGGTGCAGCTCGTCGATGAACAGGACGATTTCCCCGTCGGCCTTCTCCACTTCCTCGATGACGCCCTTCAGCCGCTCCTCGAACTGGCCCCGATATTGGGTTCCTGCCACGAGGGAACCCATGTCCAGGCCCATGACCCGCAGCCCCTTCAGGCTCTCGGGCACGTCGCGCTTGTGGATGCGCTGGGCCAGGCCCTCCACGATGGCGGTCTTGCCCACGCCCGGCTCCCCGATGAGCACGGGGTTGTTCTTGGTGCGCCGGGACAGCACCTGGAGGACGCGGCGAATCTCCTCGTCCCGGCCGATGACCGGATCGAGCTTCCCGGCCTCCGCGAGGGCGGTGTAGTCCTTGGCGTACTTCTCCAGGCTGGCGAACTTCTCCTCCGCCTTCTCGTCCTCCACCCGGGAACCCTTCCGCAGGTCCCGGATGGCGGTTTCCAGGGCCTTGCGGTCCAGCCCGAAGCGCTCCAGCACCTTCTTGGCGTCCGTGTGGGCGTTGGCGAGGGCCAGCAGGAGGGCGTCCGTCGCCAGGAAACGGTCGCCCAGGCCCCGGGCGGTATCGCTGGCCACCTCCAGGAAATGGCGGAACGCGGAGCCCACCTGGGGCTCGGCTCCGCCCACGGCGCGCGGGAGCTTGGCCACGATCTCCTCGGCGGCGTCGCTCAGTCCCTGGATGGTTTCGGGGGCCAGCCCGGCCCGCTCCAGGAGGGGCCGCAGGCCCGCCTCGGAGGCCGTCAGCGCGCCCAGCAGGTGCTGGGGCACCAGTTCCGGATGCTGATCCTGGGCCGCCCGCTGACGGGCCGCCACCAGGACATCGTTGGCTTTCTGGGTGAAGGGAAGGAGGGACATGAACCACCTCGATCTTCAGGATGAATCAAATATGATGTGAATGCACTAAAATTTTATTATAAATTTGAATCCATCTGATTTTTCAAGCCGTGCCTTCGCTGCCGCCCGCCAGCATAAAGGAGAGAGCGATTCCTGAAAACCTTCCTGCATGAAAATGGCCCTCCCCGGACATCGGGGAGGGCCATCGGAAAGAGTCGGATTACCAGATCTTGATGCGGTCTTCCGGCTTCAGGTAGAGGGCCTGCCCCGGCTTCACGGAGAAGGTGTCGTACCAGGCGTCCAGGTTGCGCACCACGTTGGGACGCAGGAACCCGGGGGTGTGCTCGTTGGTGGTGAGCTGCTGCAGCAGGGAGGCGTCCCGGTATTTCTGGCGCCACACCTGGGCGAAGCCCAGGAAGAAGCGCTGGTCGCCGGTGAACCCGTCGATGACCGGAGCGGGCTTGCCGTTCAGGGACTTGTGGTAGGCGTCGAAGGAGACGCACAGTCCCGCCAGGTCGGCCATGTTCTCGCCCAGGGTCAGCTCGCCGTTCACGTGGGTGCCGGGCAGGGGCTCGTAGGCGGCGTACTGCTTCACCACCTTGTCCGTGAGGGCGGTGAACCGCTTGACGTCCTCGGGCGTCCACCAGTCGGACAACTTGCCGTCCTTGTCGAACTTCCGGCCCTGGTCGTCGAAGTGGTGGCTGATCTCGTGGCCGATCACCAGGCCGATGCCGCCGTAGTTGATGGCGGTGTCGGCGTGGGCATCGAAGAACGGCGGCTGGAGGATCGCCGCGGGGAACACGATCTCGTTCCAGAAGGGGTTGGCGTAGGCGTTGACGGTCATGGGCGTCATGCCCCATTCCGTCCGGTCGATGGGCTTGCCGATCTTGTCCAGCTCGCGCTGGAAGGCGAATTCAGCGGCGCGGAAGGCGTTGCCCAGGGCGTCGCCGCGGCGCACTTCCAGCCGGGAGTAGTCCCGCCACGTGGCCGGGTAGCCGATCTTGGGGGTGAACTTCGCCAGCTTGGCCCGGGCCTCGGCCTTGGTCTTGGGGTCCATCCAGGTCAGGCGGGACAGCCGCTCATCCATGGCCGCGATGATGTTCTTCACCAGCAGGTCGGCCTCGCGCTTGGCTTCCGGGGGGAAGTACTTCGCCACGTACAGCTTGCCGACCGCCTCGCCCAGGGCCGCGGTGGTGGTGTCCACGCCCCGCTTCCAGCGCGGCTGGATCTCCGGCTGGCCGGAGACGACCTTGCCGCTGAAGGCGAAGTCCTCGTCGACGAAGGCCTTGGGCAGGTAGGGCGAGGCGGCCTTGAGGACGTGGAAGGTGAGGTAGTCCTTCCAGATGTCGAGGGGCTCCTCCGCGATCAGCTTGGCGGTGCCCGCGATGGCGCTGGGATGGAGGATCACCAGCTCCTTCTCGTTCTGAACCCCGATGGCGGTGAGGAGGGAGGTCCAGTCCAGGCCGGGATAGGTGGTGTCGATGGCGGCGCGCTTGATGGGGTTGTACAGCTTCTCGATCTGGCGCTCTTCAACCTTGCTCCAGTGGATCCCGGCCAGCTTGGTCTCCAGGGCGAGGATCTTCTGGGCGCGGGCCTCGGCCCCCTCCACCCCGGCCAGGCGCAGCATGGCGGCGATGTGGGCGACGTACTTCCCGCGGATCTCCGCGAACTTGGGGTTCTTGGTGTCGAGGTAGTAGTCCCGGTCGGGCAGGCCCAGCCCGCCCTGGCCCACATAGACGGCGTAGATGTCGGGGTTCTTCAGGTCCTGCTGGGGGCCGGCGCCCACGGGGAGGGTCACCCCCAGGCGCGACGCCTGCCCGAAGGCCTGCGCGAGCTGGCGGCGGTCGGCGATGGCGGAGATGAGCCGGAGGTGTGGCTTCAGCGGCGCCAGGCCCTTGGCCTCGATGGCGGCCTCGTCCAGGAAGCTGCCGTAGAAGTCGCCCACCTTCTGGGCCTCGGAGCCGGGCTTCACGTCCTTGGCGGCGGCGGCCGTCTCGATGATGGTGCGGGTGCGCTCCTGGCTGAGGTCCCGGAGCTTGGTGAACATCCCGTAGTTGGAGCGGTCGGCGGGGATGACCAGGTTGGTCAGGTAGGTGCCGCTGGCGTAGCGCCCGAAGTCCTCGCCGGGGGCCACGGTGCGGTCCATCCCGGCCACGTCGAACCCGAAGGTGCCGTAGGCGGGCTGGACGGCGGCGGCCTTTCCGGCCGCCGGGGCGGGAGCGGGTTTGGCGGCCTGGGCCGCGGCGGGCAGGGCGCACGCCAGCGCCCCCGCCGCGAGAATGGCGAATTGCCTGTGTCTGAGCATGGGAACTCCTCGGTGGATCCCTGGTTCACGCGGGATCGGCCTGCCCAGGTTATTCCCCTTATTCGCCCGCGGCGGTGACGCGGGCTACAGTGCCGTCCGCGGCTGGACCGCCGCCTGGGCCAGAAGGAGGCCCGTCAGCAGGGCGATCGCCACGAACAGGGCCTGGAAGGCTGTGTCCAATCCCATCACCAGCTGCTTCTGGATGATGAATTCCAGGCCCTTGAGCCCCAGGCCCCCGGGCACCAGCACCATCAGCCCCGGCAGGAGGGTCACGATGGACGGCCGGCGCCGGAAGCGGGTGTAGATGTTGCTGCCCAGGCCCAGGGCGAAGGCCCCGAGCCCCACCCCGAACTGGGGCCCCAGGAGGACGGCGCCCTGCCGCGCCCCGTAGAAGGCCAGGACGCAGGCGGCGAAGATGGCCGGCAGGTCCCGGGGCCGGGCCTTGAAGATCACCACCAGGGCCGCGGCCGCCACCAGCAGCACGGGCGGGGCGGTCCAGGCGGGCAGCGGAAGGGGCGTCCCCTGGAGGGCGCGGTCCACCAGGGGCCCGGCCAGCCGCTGGCCCAGGGCCACCCCGAAGCCCAGGGAGAGGAAGGTCATGGCCGTGTCCACCAGCCGGGCCGTGCCCGCCACCAGGTTGCCCGTGGCCAGCTCGTTCATGGACACCACCAGGCGCAGCCCCGGCACCAGGACGATCAGCCCCGCCACCGTCAGGACCTGGGGCGAGACGTGGGGAAAGCGCCAGGCCGCGGCCACGGCGAGGAAGCCCACCAGGACGCCCGCCACCGGGTGGACCAGCCGGGCCAGCCCCGCCCGGCGCCCCAGGAGCGTGACCGTCAGCCCCACCCCGGCGCCCAGCAGGGCGGTGAGGGCCATCTCCCGCCAGCCGCCCCCGAAGAACATGGCCGCCGGCGCCGAGCCCAGCCCGAAGCACAGGACCGTCAGGAGGGCGCCCCAGCGGTCCGGCGCGGACAGGATGGCGCGGACGCGGTCCCGGGCCTCGGGGGCGTCCATGCGGCCGTCGATGAGGGCGTCCGTCATCTCCTGCAGGTCGGACAGTTTTTCCAGGTTCGTCTCGCCCGCGGGACTGCGCTGGATGAACGTCCAGTGGTGTTCGCCCTGGCCGAGGGACGCGAAGAACGCCGTGGGCAGGCCGAAGAACTGGCCGTCCAGCCCCAGCCGGGCGCAGACCCGCGACAGGGCATCCTCGAACCGGTGGGCGGGGATTCCATAGGCCTGGAAGGCCCGGCCCAGCTCCAGGCAGAAGGCCACCTCCGGGGGAGGGGCGGAGGTCGAAGGAGAAGGCGGTTCGGGAAGGCTCACTCGGCCACCTCCTCCGCCAGGGCCAGGCTGGCCGTGAGGCCCGGCGATTCGATTCCGAACAGGTTCACGAAGCCCGAAAGGCCGTGGACGTCCTCCCGCTGGATGGTGAAATCCGGCATGGGCTCGCCGGGGCCGTGCAGCTTGGGACGGATCCCCGCGTAGGCCGGCTGGAGGGCGCCGTCCCGCAGCCCCGGCCAATACTTCCGCACCTCCGCGTAGAACCCGTCCGCGCGGCGGGGGTCCACGCCGTAGTCCTCGCGGTCGATCCATTCCACGTCGGGCCCGAACCGCGCCTGGCCCGCCAGGTCCAAGGTGAGGTGGACGCCCAGGGCGCCCTGGGAAGGGATGGGGTAGACCAGATGGGAGAAGGGCGCCCTTCCGGAGAGGGAGAAGTAATTGCCCTTGGAGAGATGCCGGGGCGGCACCGCGCCGGGGCGGATGCCCTCGAAGCCCGCGGCGACGGCCTGGGCGCCGAGGCCCGCGCAGTTGAACACCCGTTCCGCCCGGAGGGCCATGGGCTCCGCGCCGCCGACCTCGACGACGAGGCCGCCGCGTTCGCGCCGCCCGCCGGTGACGGGACTCTTGAGGACCACCGCCGCGCCGCGGCTCTCCGCGTCGCTCCGCAGGGCGCGCATCAGGCCGTGGCTGTCCACGATGCCCGTGCCCGGCGACAGGAGGGCGGCGACGGCGTTCAGTTCGGGCTCCATCTGCTGGATTTCTTCGTGGTCCAGCCACCGGAGGTCGTCGACGCCGTTGGCTTCCGCGCGGGCGCGGATCTCCCGCAGGGCGCCGATCTGCCCTTCGTCCGTCGCGACGATCAGCTTGCCGCAGCGGCGGTGATCCACGCCCCGCGCTTCGCAGTAGGTATAGAGGGCGCGGTTTCCGGCGACGCAGGTCCGGGCCTTTCGCGAACCGGCCGGATAGTAGATGCCCGCATGGATCACTTCGCTGTTGCGGGAGCTGATGCCGGTGCCGATGCGATCCTCCGCTTCGAGGACCACCACCTCGCGGCCCCGCAGGGCGAGGGTCCGCGCGAGGGCGAGGCCGACCACGCCCGCCCCGACGACCACATCCTCCGTGCGTTCCATGCCTACCCCTTGTCTAAAAACAAAATTGAGAATTAATTCTCACATCCGGCATCCAAGAACTCGATACGGCCTCGTGGATGTGTAAGCGCCGGCAATAGGTTGCCGACGCAGGGGTCACTTTCGGGAGTCATTCGTACCATGCGGACCAATCTTCCCATCACCCAGCACGAGCACCACATCCAGGAGGGGGCGTTCGTCGTCTCCAAGACGGATCTGGCGGGGGTGATCACCTACGTGAACGAGGAATTCCTCCGCATCAGCGGGTTCCAAGAACGCGAGTTGATCGGCGCTCCCCAGAACATCGTCCGCCACCCCGACATGCCCGCCGCGGCCTTCACCGACCTGTGGAAGACGGTGAAAGATGGAAAACATTGGCACGGGATGGTGAAGAACCGTTGCAAGAACGGCGACTTCTACTGGGTGGACGCGGCGGTGTCGCCCATCATCGACGGCGGCCGGCCCGTGGGCTACGTCTCCATCCGCAGCCGGCCGACCCGCGCCCAGATCGAGCAGGCAGAGCACACCTACCGGCTGCTGAACCAGGGGATGTCCCTCGAATCCACCTATCACCAGCCCTACATCCCCCTTTCCGGCCTCGACTTCCGCCAGCGGATCTTCGCCTCTTTCGGTGCCGCCACGGGCGTGCTCCTGCTGGGGGGCATCCTGGGGTGGGCCGTCGGAGGCGCGCTGTGGGCCTTCGGCTTGGCCGCGCTCCTGGGCCTTCCCGTCGCCTTCGGCGCGGGCCTGCTGCTGGTCCGCGCCCAGGAGGTGCAGTTCGGCGGCGATCCGGGCCAGGCCATGGCCGTCATCCGCGCCATGGCGGAGGGCGACCTGTCCACCAGCATCACCACCCGCCATGGGGACGTGCAGAGCCTGCTGGCCCATACCCGGGCTCTCCAGCAGCGGGTGAAGAGCATGGTGAACCGCATGCGCTTCGAGGCCACCGAAGTGGCGTCCGGCGCCCAGAGCCTGTCGGCCACCACCCTCCAGATGGCGGGGGCGACGGAGGAGATCGCGCGGAGCACCGAAGGCCAGCGCACCACGTCCGAGAACCTGGCCTCGGCCATCACCGAACTCTCTGCTTCCGTCAGCGAGGTCGCTTCCAACGTCCGCCTGGGACAGAGCCAGGCGAAGGAGGCGGTGCAGGCCGCGGTCGAAGGCGACCGGGCGGGCGAGGCGGCCATGGCGGCCATGTCCGACGTGGAAGCGGCGACCTCCAAAGTGGTGGCCGCGGTCCAGGTGATCCAGGAGATCGCCGGCCAGACCAACCTCCTCAGCCTGAACGCCGCCATCGAAGCGGCCCACGCGGGCCAGGTGGGCAAGGGCTTCGCCGTGGTGGCCGAGGAAGTCCGCAAGCTGGCGGAGCGTTCCGCCGCCGCAGCGGAGGAGATCGGCCAGCTCATCGACGCCTCCAACCGCGCCGTCCAGAGCGGGCGCGCCACCGTGCAGGAGGCGGTGAATTCCCTCGACCAGATCCGCACGCGGATCGGCACGCTCCAGTCGCTGACCCTGGAGATCGCCGGCGCCACCGAAGAGCAGGCCCGCACCAGCGCCGAAGTGGCGGACCAGGTGGAGCACGGCGCGCAGGTGGCCATCAAGAATGCCGCCTCGACCCTCCAGCTCTCCGTCACCGTGGAGGCCTCCTCCCGCACCACCCACGACCAGGCCCGCATCGCCAACGGCCTGCTGGATCTGGTGGATCAGTTCAAGGTCTAAGGCGTCACGCCTGAGAAAGGCCTTTCACCACCAAGACACCAAGGCACCAAGAAAAGCGAAAAGCGGTTCTTGGTGCCTTGGTGGTGAGTTTTTATCTTTTCCCCTCGACCCCCGAGGGCCGACCCTGGTTGCGACTCGGCCGAGAACCTGATCGAGCGGTCGGCCGCGGCGGGGTGAATGTGGGAAGATCGAGGATTCGGGTGCTTCTTCTTCCGAGAGGGACCGGGGAAAAGATGGCTGAAAGCGGAGGGAAGCGGAGTGGGGGAGTGCAGCGGAGAGCTGGAGTGGGAAGCCCTGACGGAGACGATCCTGGGGTGCGCCATCAAGGTTCAACGTAGCCTGGGGCCCGGCCTGCTGGAAAGCGCCTACGAGACCTGCCTCGCCTATGAACTGGAGCAGGCCGGGCTGGACGTCCACCGGCAGGTGCCGCTCGACATCACCTATGGGGAGATCCTGGTCCCCGCGGCGTATCGGCTCGATCTGCTGGTGGAGAATCGGGTCGTCCTGGAACTGAAGACGGTCGACCGGCTCACGGATTTCCATGAGGCGCAGCTTCTGACTTACCTGCGGTTTTCGGGCAAGCGGATCGGGCTCCTTCTGAACTTCTGGCGCTGGCCCATGAAGGACGGCGGCATCAAGCGCCTCCTGAATCCCAAGGCCCCTCCGCTTGCCTCCGGCCTTCCGCTGCCCTCCGCTTTCTGAACTTCCGATCCGCGAGCCGCCCATGTCCACTCCGATGATGCAGCAGATCGCCGGCCTCAAGCGCGAGGCGGGCGAGGCCGTGCTGCTCACGCGGATGGGGGACTTCTACGAGATCCTGGGCGAGGACGCGGTCCGGGCGGCGCCGGTCCTGGAGATCGCGCTCACCTTGCGGGGGAAGGGGACGGACGCCGAGGCGCCCATGTGCGGCGTGCCCCACTTCGCGCTGGAATCCTACCTGCCCAAGTTGCTGGCGGCGGGCTTCTCCGCGGCCATCGCCGAGCCCACCGCCAAGGCCGAGGAGGTCAAGGGGCTGCTGCCCCGGGCCATCAAGCGGATCATCACCCCGGGCACCTGGCTGGACGACGACGCCCGCTGGCTGTGCGCCTTCCACCGCGTGGGCCCCATCTGGGGCGCGGCGCTCCTCCAACTGGCCTCCGGCGCCCTGCGCGTCCTGCCGGGCGAGGGCGAGGAAGCGCTGCGGGCCACCCTGGAGCGGCTGGGGCCGCAGGAAGTGATCCTCGCCGAGGGCGCCGACGACGTTCCCGATCTGGAGGCGGCCCGCACGCGGCTGCCCGCCTGGCGCTTCGAGGCCTCCCGGGCGAAGCAGCAGGTCCTCGCCTTCTTCGGATGGCAGCACTTGGAGGGCGTGGGCCTGGATCCGCATCCCGCGGCGCTCGGCGCCCTGGCGGCGCTGCTGGATCATGTGGAGGCGACGCAGAAGGGCCGCCCCGCCCACCTCCAGGGCGTCAGCCTCGAACTCGGCGCCGCCGGTCCCCTGCTGGATGCCACCAGCGCGCGCCACCTGGACGTGTTCGCCAACAGCCTGGACGGCGGGCGCCAGGGCTCGCTCCTCGCGCTGCTGGACCAGTGCCGCACGCGGATGGGTTCCCGCCTGCTGAAGGCCTGGCTGGAGCAGCCGCTGCGGGACCGCCCCGCGCTGGAGCGGCGCTGGTCCCAGGTGGGCTGGCTGACCGAGGACCGCCGCCGCCTGCCCATCCGCAGCCTCTTGGACCAGGTGCCGGACCTCGACCGCCTGCTGGGTCGCGTGGCCCTGGGCCTCGCCGCGCCGCCGGAGCTGGGGCAGATCCGCCAGGGCCTCGCCGCCCTCCAGAAATTGCCGGGCCGTATCCAGGACGAGGGCTGGGCTTCGGAGGTGGCGGAGCTGGGCCTGTGGCCGGCGGACACGCCCCTCTGTGGGCCGCTGCTCGCCGAGTTGCAGCGCTGCCTGGAGGAGGCGCCTCCGCTGGACCTCGACAAGGGCGGGGTGATCCGCGAGGGCGTGGACGGGGAGCTGGACGCCGTCCGCCGCCTCGCCCGGGACGCCAAGCAGGTGATGCTGGAGCTGGAGGAGGAGGAGCGGGCCGCCTCCGGGATCAACAGCCTGAAGATCAAGTACAACCGCGTGTTCGGGTACTACTTCGAGATCACCAAGGCGAACCTCGGCGCCGTCCCCGCCCACTTCCTGCGGAAGCAGACGCTGGCCAACGCCGAGCGCTTTACCACGGAGAAACTGGTGGCCTTCGAGCAGCGGCTGCTCAGCGCCGAGAGCGACCAGGCCCGGCTGGAGGCCCTCCAGTTCCAGCGGCTGCTGGCCCTGGTACTGGAGCACCGCGCGGACCTCACCTGCTTGGCCCGCGCCGCGGCGGGGCTGGATGTCCTGGCGGCCCTGGCGGAGCGGGCGCGGCTCTCCGGCTGGATCCGCCCGGAATTGGGCGAGGACCGGGAGCTGCTCCTGGCCTCCGCCCGCCACCCCATGCTGGAATCGCGCCTGGGCCGCGAGTGCATCCCCAACGACCTCCAGTTCAGCGCCGCCCAGCTCATGGCCGTGGTGACCGGCCCCAACATGGGCGGCAAATCCACGTTCCTGCGCACGGTGGCCCTGCTCGTCGTCCTGGCCCAGACGGGCTCTTTCGTCCCCGCGGAGCTGATGCGCTTCGGGCTGGTGGACCGGATCTTCACGCGCATCGGCGCCTCGGACCAGCTCGCCAAGGGCCAATCGACGTTCATGGTGGAGATGACGGAGACCGCGCGGATCCTCAACCAGGTCACGTCCGCCAGCCTGGTGATTCTCGACGAGATCGGACGCGGGACGTCCACCCGCGACGGGTTGGCCCTGGCGGAGGCCATCGCCGGATTCCTCCGCGATTTAAAGGGCGGAACGAAGGCCGGCGGGACCCCGCGGACCCTGTTCGCCACGCACTACTTCGAGATGACCAAGCTGGCGGACGACTCCCGCATCCAGAACCTCCACGTCGAGGTGCAGGAGTGGGAGGAGCAGCTGCACTTCCTCCACCGCGTGGCGCCCGGCCCCGCCGACCGCAGCTACGGCATCCAGGTGGCCCGGCTGGCGGGCCTGCCCAAGGCCGTCATCCAGAAGGCCCAGCGCCTCCTGGCCCAGGCCCCCGAAGCGCCCCCGCGCGCGCCCACGGCCCAGCAGCCCCTTCTCCCGCTGTTCGAGCCCGAACCCGATCCCCTCCGCGCGGAGCTGGACGCCCTGGACCTGGGCCGGATGACGCCGCTGGAAGCGCTGAACTGGCTGGCGGCGAAGCAGGGACGCGCATAAACGTTCCCGGAAAAATCGTTTTAGCCACGGATGAACTCGGATAGACACGGATGACGTGCGCGCGAGAGCTCCATCGTTTCCATCCGCGTTCATCAGTGTTCATCCGTGGCTTCTTCCTCGCGCGTTCTGACCCGGGCGTAGACTGTGGGGATGCCCCAGACCCCCCTCAGCCGGACGCGGATCCGCCTTGCGTGGGCGATCGCGCTGGTGGTGGATGCGATCCAGATTCCCGCGGAGGCCACCGGCCCTGTCGGGTGGTTCCTGGGGGCGGGGCTGGACCTGATCACCATGGCCGTGATGTGCGCCCTGCTCGGGTTCCACTGGGCCTTCCTGCCCTCGTTCCTCACGGAGTGGATCCCCTACCTCAACCTTGCGCCCCTGTGGACCCTGGCCGTGGTGCTCGCCACCCGAGGCCGGGGAGAAGCGGGGCTCCCCAAACCCCCGGAGCTGACATGAATGCTGGTGTTCGCGGTCTCGGCGGGATCTTCCTGTACGCGGAGGATCCCGAAGCCCTCTCCAAGTGGTACGCGGCCCACTTCGGCCTCAGCTTCAACGAGTGGGAACCCGGTCGCTGCTACGGCCTGGAGTTCCCGTACACGGACCCGGACGGACAGAAGGCCTCCACCGTGTTCTCGTTCAACAAGGCCAAGGCTCCGCTCGGCGAGGGCCGGCCCGAGTGCATGGTGAACTGGCGGGTGGCGGACCTCGACGCCTTCTGCGCACGGCTGGAGGCGGCGGGCATCCCCGTGGAGCCGCGCGAGGACTACAGCTACGGCCGCTTCGCGTGGATCCGGGATCCGGAAGGCCACCGCATCGAGTTGTACCAGCCGCATCAGGAACCGGACGGCCTTTGAGGCGAAGGGGGCTTGTCAGCGGCACATTGAAGCTTCCATCTCCTCAATGAACATGCAAAAGCTGTAATGCATGAGTTTGATTTTTAATAAAACTATGTTCAGCTGCCTTAAAGTGCATGGCAACCCTATTTTGCCCCGTATCAGTTCAATAAAAACCGACCCGGCGCGTGGAGTGGCTCCCTGAAGTAACCAGATCGCCCGTGATCTCCGTCCTAACGCGAGGGTACCCGCGTTTCAAGAGGTGGCACTGACACTGACACGTGCAACTTGGCTTCATCGCTCTTGGCTCGTTTTGCCGTATCAAAGTCGATTGTTACGACTCCCAAAGTGGATGCATTCCTAGACGGCCCTTCTTGGATTAACTTCCCATTAATTAATGTTCCCCAATAAGCAATCCCTTTTGCAGCTCCTCCGCACAATCCAATCAAAAAGAGTCCATAACTAAGTACTTTTACGAATTGGCCAAGATCCTTTTCTTTAAAAATTGCATATGTAATCACTCCCAAACTAAAAAGAGTATAGGCTGATATAACACCCAAAAACACACTTGAAACACTAAGCAGTACTCCAAGCGTAAATAATCCAAAAAATGGCGCATATTGAAGAAAAGCCATAGAGTATTTCAGCGATTTTAATTTTTGTGCGATCACACATTGAATGACCAGCTGATCCTGTCTTCGAATCGCAATTTCTAATATCTCCAAAAAACTAAATTTTTCTGCCACCAATGCAACATAGGAACGTCTTCCGGATTCCCACCCCTTCAGAGAAAGCCGGGATTGAAGTTCACCCACGAGATCATTCATAGAGGATCCAACCTGAAGGCCGTCTTCATCGTCTCTTGGCGATCCGGTCTTGGCGATGCTCTCGGACCACCGTTTCGCCCAGATTCGGTCGAAGGGGCGTGCCTCCGTTCCCTCAGCCCAATTGCTAATAAGGAGAATCAGAAGGCCCCAACAAAACGTGCAGAGAAAATAGGCCGGAAATATTTTGTCATGAGCGATCAATTTTGATAAATGTTCTGAAGATTTATGAATCAAATAAAGAAATATGAGTAAACATATAAACTGAAGATTGAACCATATCATCCTCCACATAAAAATTCGTATACTATCTCGATTATATATCTGATAATCCGTACTCGCTTCTAGGACAGGATTCAGCAAAGATTTATTCAACTTATTGGAAGTCCAAATAGAAGGGTGCATCCAATTAATCAAATTCTTTATTAAGGGTAAAAATGTTAAATTTTTAAACTGCATTTTAACTCCTATTATTTATAGTTGGGAACTACAAAGGGCGATTTTCGCCCAAATATAACAATTATTGCGTTAAATACATGAATACTCGGAATTTCTGCAACTGTATCAATTGGTGCTTTGCTCTCAAAGAGGGGATGCCGGTTTGGCTTCAATTTCAAGAATACCTCCATTCTTCGATAGAAGTTGAGGGAGAGCCTGATTGCAGACCGCTTTCGCGATCGATGGTATCGACTCAATGAGATATTCCCGAGCATCCCTTGGAGCCTGACCGGATGAATCCCGACTTCTTCCACAAGGTCACCGCCAAGGCGCCAAGAAACCAAGAACTGTAAAAGCAATTGTTCTTGGTTTTTCTTGGCGCGCTGCTCAGCATCCGCTTTGCGGATGCGCGAGACAAAGGCGCATCTGGCTTCTTGGCGGTGAATGTCTTTCCCATCGAACTGAGTGGACGTGGATGTGACTCGGCTTTTTGAAGGCCGGGCCTGCGCCTAGTCCACCGCCGCGCCCCGGAATTCGTCGCGGGTGTGGCGGTCCTGCTCCTCCATCAGAAGCTGTGACAGTTCCTTCTTCAGGGCGT comes from the Geothrix sp. 21YS21S-4 genome and includes:
- a CDS encoding VOC family protein; amino-acid sequence: MNAGVRGLGGIFLYAEDPEALSKWYAAHFGLSFNEWEPGRCYGLEFPYTDPDGQKASTVFSFNKAKAPLGEGRPECMVNWRVADLDAFCARLEAAGIPVEPREDYSYGRFAWIRDPEGHRIELYQPHQEPDGL
- the mutS gene encoding DNA mismatch repair protein MutS, which produces MSTPMMQQIAGLKREAGEAVLLTRMGDFYEILGEDAVRAAPVLEIALTLRGKGTDAEAPMCGVPHFALESYLPKLLAAGFSAAIAEPTAKAEEVKGLLPRAIKRIITPGTWLDDDARWLCAFHRVGPIWGAALLQLASGALRVLPGEGEEALRATLERLGPQEVILAEGADDVPDLEAARTRLPAWRFEASRAKQQVLAFFGWQHLEGVGLDPHPAALGALAALLDHVEATQKGRPAHLQGVSLELGAAGPLLDATSARHLDVFANSLDGGRQGSLLALLDQCRTRMGSRLLKAWLEQPLRDRPALERRWSQVGWLTEDRRRLPIRSLLDQVPDLDRLLGRVALGLAAPPELGQIRQGLAALQKLPGRIQDEGWASEVAELGLWPADTPLCGPLLAELQRCLEEAPPLDLDKGGVIREGVDGELDAVRRLARDAKQVMLELEEEERAASGINSLKIKYNRVFGYYFEITKANLGAVPAHFLRKQTLANAERFTTEKLVAFEQRLLSAESDQARLEALQFQRLLALVLEHRADLTCLARAAAGLDVLAALAERARLSGWIRPELGEDRELLLASARHPMLESRLGRECIPNDLQFSAAQLMAVVTGPNMGGKSTFLRTVALLVVLAQTGSFVPAELMRFGLVDRIFTRIGASDQLAKGQSTFMVEMTETARILNQVTSASLVILDEIGRGTSTRDGLALAEAIAGFLRDLKGGTKAGGTPRTLFATHYFEMTKLADDSRIQNLHVEVQEWEEQLHFLHRVAPGPADRSYGIQVARLAGLPKAVIQKAQRLLAQAPEAPPRAPTAQQPLLPLFEPEPDPLRAELDALDLGRMTPLEALNWLAAKQGRA